Within the Candidatus Spechtbacteria bacterium genome, the region CTCAAGAGCATGTTCGATGATGGTTAGGTTCTTGAGTCCCAAGAAGTCCATTTTCAATAAACCCAGTTCTTCCACCGCGTGCATTTCGTATTGAGTAACCGGCGTTGCGATTAATTCTTCACCTTTCATTTGTGTTGGTAGTTGTAGGGGGGTTAGTTCCTCAAGTGGTCGGCCTGCTATAACCACGCCGCAGGCATGAGTGGAGGCATGGCGCACCACGCCTTCAAGTTTTTTTGCGGTGTCAATAAGTTTTCTGGCGCGTTCGTCTTGCGCGTAAATTTGTTTCAGTTCATTCACTTCTTCTACGGCTTGGCCGAGTGTAAAATGCATCGGGATTAATTTGGCGAGCTTGTCGCAATAGCCGTATTCATAATCGAGCACTCGGCCGACATCGCGAATCGCCACTCGCGCCGCCATTGTTCCGAAAGTAATAATCTGCGCCACATGGTCGCGGCCATATTTTTCAGAGACATATCCAATGACTTCATCTCTGCGCGTGTCGGTAAAGTCCATATCAATATCAGGCATGGAGATACGCTCGGGATTTAAAAAGCGCTCAAACAAAAGATTGTATTTGAGCGGGTCGATATTCGTGACGTTGGTAAGATAGGCGACAAGCGAGCCCGCGGCAGAACCTCTGCCCGGACCAACAACGATGCCATGCTCCTTCGCCCAATTGGTAAAATCTTGAACGATAAGAAAATATGAGGAATAGCCGGTTTTTTTGATGATACTTAATTCGTAATCTAGTCGTTCTAGTATAGTTTGTGTGTTTTGGTCATTAGAAATTGAGAATTGTTTTAAAATTGGAAATTTAAAATTTAAAATTGTCGGCGCCTGTATTTCAAATCTTTTTTTTAATCCCTCCACGCAAAGCTTAGTAAGATATGAAAAGTCATCGTATCCTTCCGGAACCTCGTAGTTCGGCAGTTGATATTTTCCTAGCACAATTTCTATATCGCAGGCATCGGCAATTTTTTGTGTATTGGTAATTGCTTCCGGAATATCTTTAAATTCCTCTATCATTTGCTCGGTAGATTTCATTGAGAAATCATCGTCTTTCATTGTCAGGCGTTGCGTATCGGAAATTTTGTTGCCGGTTTGAATTGCAAGCAGAATATCTTGCGCCTCCCAATCTTCTTTTTTTAGATAGTGAGAATCTTGCGTGGCGACAAGCGGCGCGCCGCATTCTTTGCCGAGTGTGACAAGCGCCGCGTTAAGCTTAAGTTGCTCTGGAATATTTTTGTGGTACTGAAGTTCAAGATAATAATTTTCTTTGCCGAATATTTCTTGGTACTGAGTGATAATTTCGCGCGCTTTATCTAAATTGTTGGCAAGCACCGCTTTAGCGAGCTCGCCATTCAAACAACCCGACAATGCAATAATGCCGTCGCCGCATTCTTTCAAAAGTTCTTTATCAACTCGCGGCTTGTAGTAGTAGCCTTCAATATGCGCTTTAGAAGAAAGTTTAATAAGGTTTTTGTAACCCCGGTCATTTTTTGCAAGAAGCGTCAGGTGATAGCGCTTATCGTCAATGCCCGGGCGTTTGTCAAAGCGGCTGTCGGGCGCGACATATGTTTCCATGCCGAAGATTGGTTTGATGCCGCGTTTTTTTGCTTCTTTGTATAACTCAACAATGCCATACATCACGCCGTGGTCGGTAAGAGCCACAGAATCCATGCCCAGTTCCTTTACATAGTCAAGCATCTCGCCGATTTTTGGCAAGCCATCGAGCAGGGAATAGTGGGAGTGGACGTGAAGATGAGTAAATTTTTGGTTCATTTAATACAGAGTGTTTATTTCTAATTTATAGAATTATATAAATATAATAAATGAATAGTGAATCATGAATTGTGAATAGTGAGTGGCTTTTATAGCATTCTCGATTCATGATTCTTGATTCAGTATTCTCAATAGTTTTCCCATTATATCACCACCCGTATCTTTATAGAAATTTTTGCGGATGCCTTGTATTTATCTTTAGTCGTGTCATTATGCATGCATGAAAGTACGAAGAGTCAACGTGCGGAAAGAAAGGAAGAATGTTTATGGCTGTCAAGAATTCCGTCCGATTGTTCCTTAGGTGCGCTGTAGGCCTTATTGTATTGGCCGCATTTGTTTTTGTGTCTTTTTTGTATCCCGTGCTAACAGCGGTATGCGCGATAGTTCTTTTTTCTATACTTATTTTAATGACTATTTTTGCAGTGTTGGGCGGGCGGCGAGGCGACTTATAGCACTTGGTTGCAGTACACATAAAGGCTCTCTTTGAGGGCCTTTTGTATTTCGTCTCAGCCCTTGACAAAATAACCTAGTGGGTGTATAATACACGCATAAAGAATGAATGAAAGGGAGGTGTTCGGCGAGGCCTTATGTGGTGTTATCCACGTAGAGCATCGCCGGACCCCTCCCCGCTGACAGAGCTGGCTAGAGCGGGGAAGCCTCAAGACGCCAAGCGCGTATTGCCCTTAAGGCAAATGCGCATTGGCAGAGGTCAGTGTGGTCGCGAAAGCGGCCCGGGCAAGAAGGGACTATAAGTGGGTTTAAAACCCACTTATAGTCCCAGCCAGTACCTTCTAAATATCTTGGAGAGAGGACCCGAGCCCCTGGGTTAAAGGGCAACCTCGCATGCGCGAGGCAAATAAGCGGAAAAAGACGATTGAAAGATCTTTTCTCTTCATGGTATTACCAATACACAAAGAGAAGAAGTTTTTCAATCGTTTTTCTTTTTTACCCAGCAGTTGCGGGGTAAAAAAGACCCTGAGCGAGCATAGCGAGTCGAAGGGTTACCACTATTCAGTATTCAAGCACCCAGAATGGAGAGAGAAAATAAAGATACGAGGCACTAAATTATATATTTTGGCCTATCGTTTATCTTCATTTACTCTCCGTTCTGGTTCCTTGAAACAAACTTCAGAGCGGCAGAGAGAACGCAATTTATTTGTATTTTCTCTGCCGCTCTGGAAAAAGAGTGAGCTTACGGGCTCCGTCAGCCCTAATGACGGAAGGAGAAAATGAAAATTTATTTCGGTTTCGCGCTCGCTGACTCCATGTTCGATGGAGTCAGCGAAATCTCTCGGCGGACGCTGTCCGTCGAGAGATTAAGTCTCGGGTTAAGGCGGGGGTGGAATCCTGCCTCAACCCGAGCCATGGCGCCACGATTGGCGCCATGAGGGGTCGATACGGGATCGATGTTACGATCCCGGAGACCCCGCCCCGAGTAGCGCTCGGGGTTGGCGACTCAGTGGTGGTCATGGGGGTTCGCGGCTTGCCGCGGCTCACTGACCGCCACGAGTATTCGGAGGAGGAGATCGCTTCGGCGACATTCTCCTTCTCCGAATACACCGTCGTCAGTTAAAAACTGACGACGAAAAATATTTTGCCAGTTAGAGTAAATTGGCAGGCGCGCCTCACGCCTGAAATCAGAGGTAGCCGGCCGATTCGCCTAGGGTGGATGGGCCGCAAAGAAGAAAGGAGAGTGGCTGTGGCGCAACAACGCCCGTGTCGCTCTCCTCTTTCGCCGAATTCATCATCACGAGGCGTAAGTTGAAGATGATGGGTTCAGAGAAGGACTTTAAAAAAAATGGCCGCCTACGCTTAATAAGCTACGGCGTGCCGAATAAAGGAGGCACCACATGAGGTGCATGGCGAACTTCCTTCGCTGGCTCGCCAACAGGGTTGGCGGGTCTAGCGGAGGGGCCGCAGGGCGAGGACGCGGTCCTCGCCCTGCGGCCGGACGGCGGCCGGCTCCACGTGGTGGTCGGCCGCCGTTCCGCCCCCACCATCAGGGAGGGTGGGGGCGTTGGAGCATTCCGCTGGCACTTCTAGTGCTGGCGGCATGGTTCATCATGAGCGGCAATGCCTTGGCGTTGGTAACAACGCTAGGCAATGCCGCCCAAGCCCTGATGGTCGCCGTGGGTCAGGTTCTCACGAACCTGATCGTCATGGCGATCATGCTCGTAGTCCTGTGGAAGCTCTTTGAGCTTTTCACAGGAGGTCTATTCCCGGG harbors:
- a CDS encoding DNA polymerase III subunit alpha — encoded protein: MNQKFTHLHVHSHYSLLDGLPKIGEMLDYVKELGMDSVALTDHGVMYGIVELYKEAKKRGIKPIFGMETYVAPDSRFDKRPGIDDKRYHLTLLAKNDRGYKNLIKLSSKAHIEGYYYKPRVDKELLKECGDGIIALSGCLNGELAKAVLANNLDKAREIITQYQEIFGKENYYLELQYHKNIPEQLKLNAALVTLGKECGAPLVATQDSHYLKKEDWEAQDILLAIQTGNKISDTQRLTMKDDDFSMKSTEQMIEEFKDIPEAITNTQKIADACDIEIVLGKYQLPNYEVPEGYDDFSYLTKLCVEGLKKRFEIQAPTILNFKFPILKQFSISNDQNTQTILERLDYELSIIKKTGYSSYFLIVQDFTNWAKEHGIVVGPGRGSAAGSLVAYLTNVTNIDPLKYNLLFERFLNPERISMPDIDMDFTDTRRDEVIGYVSEKYGRDHVAQIITFGTMAARVAIRDVGRVLDYEYGYCDKLAKLIPMHFTLGQAVEEVNELKQIYAQDERARKLIDTAKKLEGVVRHASTHACGVVIAGRPLEELTPLQLPTQMKGEELIATPVTQYEMHAVEELGLLKMDFLGLKNLTIIEHALESIRKRYGVKLSIDTIPMDDEKALALMREANTTGCFQLESSGMKRYLKELQPSSLEDIIAMVSLYRPGPMEFIPDFIARKHGKKQITYLHPALEPILKNTYGIAVYQEQVLEIARELAGFSFGEADVLRKAIGKKIKELLDEQRVKFIEGVKKNGLSEKIGDQLFQFIEPFAHYGFNRSHAACYATIAFQTAYLKAHYPTEFMAALLNSEQKDIDRISFLIDECKRMNIQVLPPDINESDETFTASGALNDSSGGRIRFGLAAIKNVGHNIVDEIIRERNSGVRFTSMENFLERMNTKDLNKKSIESLVKAGVFDTLGERNRFAQNIEMLLKFNNEKKAAAASNQMSLFGAGTGVISESRLILANAQPAPKNEVLGWEKELLGLYISSHPLEEHAEMLKIFPKIKNISAKDNGRVLNLAGMLSSAKKIITKSGKPMLFIQLEDLTGKIETIIFPSLLELKPDFFQNGKTVRMSGRVSDKDGEVKFICEEVKEL